CTATTATATTTTTAAATGGTGATAAAATGGACCCAAAAGTAAGCTATTTTAAGACTTTCATATCGGCTGCAAAAACAAAAAGTTTTTCAAGAGCCTCTAAAAAATTAAGCGTAACGCAAGGAACGGTTAGTAATCATATATCCGCCCTTGAAAAATATTTTGATGCTCAATTATTTTTAAGAACTCCCGAAGGTGTAGATTTAACACCAGAAGGCGAAATACTATATGAAAAGGCAGAAAAAATACTAAATAATATTAATGATGCAAGACAGTATATGAGAATACTTCACGAACACCCAGAAGGTACTGTAAGAATAGCTGCAAGTACAACCCCAGGGGAAAATTTAATACCAAATATTATTCAATCATACAGGGCAGAACATAAAGATGTAGATTTTGATGTTCAAATAACTGATTCAGAAAAATGTTTTAAATTACTTGAATCTGGGCAGGTAGATATTATTGCTGTTGGAAATTTATATGATAAAAGTTATGAAAGTGTTATTATTGGTAAAGATAGATTGGTATTAATAGTGCCACCAAACCATCGACTGGTAAAAAAAGGAGTTGCTAAATTATCGGACTTATTAAAAGAAGAATACATTGATAGAGAGGAAGGCTCTGGAACTAGGGAGGCCTTTAAATTAGCATTAAATAATAAAGGATATTCTACAATGGATTTAGATATTATAATGTCATTGGGAAGCAACTCTTCAATTATAACTGCTGTTTCAGAAGGATATGGCGTAGGAGTAATTTCAGAAATACCTGCAAAAAATGCCGAAGAAGGAGGGCATGTGAAAATTATTCCAATCGAAGATTTAGATTTAACTCGATATTTATATCTTGTGAAAGGAAGAAAGCCAAAAAATCCAAGTGCAGTTAAATCATTTTGGGATTTTGTGAGTGAATAATTAGGGATTATGGCATATATTATAAAACACATTATAATATAAATTATAAAACACATTATAATATAAAGATAATTATTAATATATGTTGGTATTAATACTGTCATATGATAATTTACATATATCTCTTTTTATGGTTAAATTAACATTATTTGGTGAAATAAATGTTTAAAGCAGTAATGAATGCAAAAAATTTTAAAAAAATAATAGATTCCATAAGCAATTTAGTAGATGAAATTTGTTTTGAAGTTGATGAACTAGGTATTAAAGCAAATGCCATGGATCCCTCTCATGTGGCATTAATTAGTGTAAATATACCAAAAGAATCATTTGACGAATATGTTTCAGATACTCATGACATAGGCGTTGATTTAGAAGCCCTTAAAAAAATAATGAACAGGGCAAAACCCAATGAAAAATTAATGTTAGAACTGGATATGGAAAAAAATAAATTAGATATCATATTAAAAAATGAAGGCACAAGAAAATTTTCAATTTCATTGTATGATGTATCATCTTCAAATGTAAAAGTTCCAGAAATAGGATACCCCAATGAAGTTATGATTAAAGCGGGAACGATTGTTGAATCTTTAAAGGATGCAGAACTTGTAAATGACCATGTTAGTTTAAAAATTACAGAAGATGGTAAATTTATAATTTATTCCAAAGGAGATATTAACACAAATGAAACAGTTTTAGATAGGGATAACGAATCAATTATTGAGTTAAAAATATCAGAATCCTCAAAAAGCACCTATAATTTAGCATATTTAAAAGATATAACAAAGGCAACTTCCTCAGAAGATATTTTGCATATTCATCTTGGCACAGATATGCCCGTAAAAATAGAATATATAATAGGAGATACAAAATTAATATATTTATTAGCTCCTAGAATAGAATCTTAAATCATAATTCAACATTATATATTATTTTATATATCATTAGAATATAGTAAATCTTCGAACTGTTTCACCCCGTTTATGCAAATAAGACTATATTATATAATATATCCTATCCAAAATTATTTGGGACAGTAAGGGACAGTTTTTGAACTTACTATAATTGCATAATTATTATATTTTTGTGTGGAATTATGTATAATAAAATAAAAAACACATTTTTTAATGAATTAAATAGTGATTCATTATTAAAATTATCAGATGATTTTTATGATGACATTAGAAGTTATTTAAATTCTATTGCCAACAGCGAAAATCATAAAATGGAATATAAAAGGGCATTAAATTATTCTTCAAAATTAAGAAAATTAAGAATATATAAAGCACTTTTCGAAAAAAATTTTCCAAATGAAGATATGGGAGCTCCCTCAAATATACTGCAAAATCTTACAAAAGAAGAAGAAATAATATTAAAATTAATCGATAATATTGAGTATATAAACTCATATAATGACGATACACCAAAACCTATAAATACTCAAACCGATATTGATATAGTGAGAGTTAATACAGGGTTCCCAGAATTCACAGACGGGAAACGAAATTATAACTTAAACAAAAACGATGTAATTACACTGGATAAAAAAATTTCGAGTATTTTGGAAAAACACGATATCGTTAAAAAAATAAGCAGTGGTGAATAATATGGCTAAAATGAAAAAGAAAATAAAAAGATATTGCCCATACTGTAAAGTTCATACATTACATACAGTAGAGAGAGCAAAAAAGAGAAAAGCAAGTGAATTAACTTGGGGACAGAGACAATTCAGAAGAGTTACAGCAGGATACGGGGGATACCCAAGGCCTTTACCAAGTGGAGCAAAACCGATTAAAAAATTAGATTTAAGGTATAAATGCTCAGCATGTGGAAAAATGCATGTAAGAAGTAACGGCGGATATAGGGCAAGAATGTTTGAATTAGTAGATTAAATATAATATAAGGAAATAATATAATATAAATATATAAAAATTAAAATAAATAACAGTTAAAAGGTGAAATATTGGCATTAATTCCAAAACCAAGAAGTAGATTTTTAAAAGTGCAATGTCCTGATTGCAGTAGCACTCAAACAATATTTGGATGCCCTGCAACAGATGTAGTATGTATTACATGCGGAAAAGTACTTGCAAAACCAAGAGCATCAAAAGGATTAATTAAAGCTAAAATATTGGGCGTATTAGAATAATTTAATTTTTTATATGCTTATTTTTTATTGCCAAATCTTTGATTCTTCAAAATGGCTTTGCCATTTTTACAGTCGTAAAACTTTTCCTCTGGAAAAGTTTGAGATGGTTCAAAAGACGAAGTCTTTTGTATATTTTATTTAAAATTTTTATATATTTTTCATAAAATATAAGATGTTCAAAAAGTTGTTCACCATATCTCAAAAAAGATTATTGAGGTATATTTAAAATATTAATAATATTTTATCTGCAATGATATTTATTGATGCAAACAGTTAATTGAACATACCATAAATTAGGCAAAATCTTCGAATTTTATGGCTCGTATCTTTGACATGGCAATTTATTCATTTTTACTCGATATTTTTCAAAAATAGTTCTTTAGAATATATTTTTTTTACGGTTATACTCTATTCGGAAAGTTTGTTCATTGGAGGTCAAATCTCAAAGTATTTTAATGGAAATTTAAACTAATATATATTTTACGATAATTTATTAGTGCAAATAGTTCTCGAATGGACTATAAAAGCAAACTTTAAAATATACTATATAAATGTTTATATATCATTTAATACATATCCATAGGACACCTACGAAATATTGGCACATTGGCAGGATTTATTTATATAGTTCGTTCGGGAGCTCCTTACAATGATGCTGTTTTGATGTCCTATTTTATGGCATACGATAGACAAATCAAATAAATTCCTTACAGAATTTGACTTTTTGAACACACAATTATATATTTTATTATACACATACATTTATTATTAATTAAGCGGTGAGATTATGAAAAAAGATTTTCCAGAAGAAGGAGAAATTGTTATTGGAACAGTTATTGATGTTAAACCATTTGGGGCATTCGTGGAGCTCCTTGACTACCCTAAAAAAGAGGGTATGATACATGTATCAGAAGTATCCTCTGGATGGGTTAAAAACATCAGGGATTTTGTTAAAAAAGGACAAAGAGTAGTAGCAAAAGTTACAAGGTCCCAAAAAAGAAAATCACAAATAGACCTTTCATTAAAAAGAGTGACTGACCAACAGAGAAAAGTTAAAATTCAAGAATGGAAAAGACTTCAAAGAGCTGAGAAGCTTCTTGAATTTGCAGGGAAAAAATGTGGTAAATCAATTAAAGAGGCATGGCAAGAAGTTGGGTATTTATTGGAAGAAGAATTTGGGGAAGTATATGATGCCCTT
The window above is part of the Methanococcus aeolicus Nankai-3 genome. Proteins encoded here:
- a CDS encoding selenium metabolism-associated LysR family transcriptional regulator; its protein translation is MDPKVSYFKTFISAAKTKSFSRASKKLSVTQGTVSNHISALEKYFDAQLFLRTPEGVDLTPEGEILYEKAEKILNNINDARQYMRILHEHPEGTVRIAASTTPGENLIPNIIQSYRAEHKDVDFDVQITDSEKCFKLLESGQVDIIAVGNLYDKSYESVIIGKDRLVLIVPPNHRLVKKGVAKLSDLLKEEYIDREEGSGTREAFKLALNNKGYSTMDLDIIMSLGSNSSIITAVSEGYGVGVISEIPAKNAEEGGHVKIIPIEDLDLTRYLYLVKGRKPKNPSAVKSFWDFVSE
- a CDS encoding DNA polymerase sliding clamp, translated to MFKAVMNAKNFKKIIDSISNLVDEICFEVDELGIKANAMDPSHVALISVNIPKESFDEYVSDTHDIGVDLEALKKIMNRAKPNEKLMLELDMEKNKLDIILKNEGTRKFSISLYDVSSSNVKVPEIGYPNEVMIKAGTIVESLKDAELVNDHVSLKITEDGKFIIYSKGDINTNETVLDRDNESIIELKISESSKSTYNLAYLKDITKATSSEDILHIHLGTDMPVKIEYIIGDTKLIYLLAPRIES
- a CDS encoding DNA replication complex GINS family protein — translated: MYNKIKNTFFNELNSDSLLKLSDDFYDDIRSYLNSIANSENHKMEYKRALNYSSKLRKLRIYKALFEKNFPNEDMGAPSNILQNLTKEEEIILKLIDNIEYINSYNDDTPKPINTQTDIDIVRVNTGFPEFTDGKRNYNLNKNDVITLDKKISSILEKHDIVKKISSGE
- a CDS encoding 50S ribosomal protein L44e, with amino-acid sequence MAKMKKKIKRYCPYCKVHTLHTVERAKKRKASELTWGQRQFRRVTAGYGGYPRPLPSGAKPIKKLDLRYKCSACGKMHVRSNGGYRARMFELVD
- a CDS encoding 30S ribosomal protein S27e; the protein is MALIPKPRSRFLKVQCPDCSSTQTIFGCPATDVVCITCGKVLAKPRASKGLIKAKILGVLE
- a CDS encoding translation initiation factor IF-2 subunit alpha; amino-acid sequence: MKKDFPEEGEIVIGTVIDVKPFGAFVELLDYPKKEGMIHVSEVSSGWVKNIRDFVKKGQRVVAKVTRSQKRKSQIDLSLKRVTDQQRKVKIQEWKRLQRAEKLLEFAGKKCGKSIKEAWQEVGYLLEEEFGEVYDALEYLVIEGKEALNELDISEEWADALYEIAKENIELTNVKVEGVLTLTTTDAEGIKKIKNAIKTGLKANPYEDVEVDIKYIGAPHYRIEIKSPDYKSGEEVLKIVSNSAIDYIKKNNGDGSFIRENA